The sequence CGGAGGAAGCGGAGGAAGAAGAGGAAGAGGAAGAGGAAGAGGAAGAGGACGAGGCCGCGCAGCCGGGGCTGACCCCGGCCTGATCCGCGAGCCCACACCGCGGCCCCCGCCCCTCCGGGCGGGGGCCGCGGCCGTCACTCCGGCTGCTGCGCGGCCGAGGCCACCAGAGCCTTCAGCAGGCCCGTCAGCCGCGTCGTACGGGGTTTCGGCAAGACCTCCGCCACCGCGTGCGGCAGCGCCTGGTCGACGCCGTGCACCACGGACAGGTGCCGCTGCGCCCGCCCGAACGCCGTGTACACCCACTCCCGGGACAGGGCCTGGGCCGCGTCGCCCGGAAGGACGACGACCACCGCGGGCCAGCGCGCGCCCACGGCCTGGTGGGCCGTGACCGCCCAGCCGTGCCGGACCCGCGACTCCACCTGCTCCTTGGGTACGACGACCCGCACGCCCGCACGGTCCAGGTGCAGCCCCTGCGCGTCGGCCGACACCACCCGGGCCGGCTCGGCCCGCCCGGGGGAGGGCACGTGGACGACCCGGTCGCCCGGATCGAAGCCTCCGAACCGGCCCGGACCGGGGTTCAGGCGCTCCTTGAGGGCGGCGTTCAGCGCCCGGGTGCCCGCCGAGCCGCCGTGGCCCGGGGTGATCACCTGCACGCTGTCCGCCGGGATCCCGAAGGCCCGCGGCACCGACTCGGCCACCAGCTGCACGGTGCGGTGCACGGCCTCCGCCGCGTCCCGCACCGGGACGATGACGACCTCCTTGCCGGGGGCGTCGACCTGGTTCAGCTCCCCGATGCCGACCCCCGAGACCAGCTCGCCGATCGGGCCCGGATCAGGGGTACGGGAGACCACCTGGGGGCAGGCGCGGGCCGCCAGCACATCGGCGAACACCCGCCCGGCCCCGGCGGATCCGAGTACGCCCGGATCCCCGGAGAGCACCAGCCGGGCACCGTCCGGGACCGACTCCACCAGGGCGGCGGCGGTCTCCACGTCCAGCTGCGGCGCGTCCAGCACCACGAGCAGGTCCAGCGCGAACTGCCCGTCCGCGTCCCGTCCCGGCCCCTCGGCCCCGGACAGCAGGCCCGCCACCGTCACGGAGTCCGGACCGCCGGGGGCGTGCGCGGCCAGGCAGGTCCGCAGGCCGAGCTCCCCGGCGGCCGCGAGCAGGGCGAACGGCTCGGCACGGGCGGCCTCGCCGCCGATGTGGGCGGTCAGGCCGTGGCCCGCGACCGTGCGGATCAGCTCGGCGGCGGACGGGCTCGGCGCAGCCCCGGCCGCCTTCTCCCAGTCCGCCGGGGCGTCGAAGGTGTTGGCCAGCCGGGCCAGGCCGTCGGCCAGGCTCTCCTCGGCCATCGCGGCCCCCTCCAGGCCCACCAGGATGCGTACGGGCTCCTCCTCGCCCGCGTCGCCCTCGGCGGGCTCTGCGCCCTGCTGGCCCAGCGGCTCCTGGAACACCAGCACCGCGCCCTCCGCGATGGCCGCCTCCAGCGCCTCGGCCGGATCCGGTACGGCGTACTGGGCCAGCGCCGACCGCAGGACCGGGGCCTCCAGGGCGGTGTGCCCCTTGAGCGCGGCCTGGGCCAGCAGCCAGCCCACCAGTGCTCCGGTGCGCCGCTCGTCGCCGGGGCCGGCCTCGGGGCCCAGCAGGGCCCGCGCGAAGCCGTCCGCCTGCGTGGGGCGCACCGCGGCGACGGACAGCAGCCGCCAGGGGTTCTCGGCGAGGGTCTCGGCAGCACCCTCGCCCAGCGCGGCGGCGGCCTCGGCGGCCAGTGCCTCGGGGGCGCCGCCGCGGGTCAGGACGGCCCGTACCTCCTCGACCGCCCCGGGCGCGACCGCCGCGGGCGCGGCCGGGGCGACCGGGGTGCGCGGCTGCGGAGCCGGGGCGGCGGGGCGGCGGGGCGCGGGGGCCTCGTCGAAGTAGCCGGAGGGGGGCTTCGCGCCGCTCTCCACGGCCCGTACGGCGGCCAGCAGGTCGGCGGCCTTGCCGCTGAGCTTCGCCCCGGCGTCGACGGGCGCCTCCCGTTCCGCCTTGCGCCGGGCGATCCGCTCGCGCTCGATCCGCTGCGCGGCGAGTTCGGCTGCCGCCTCGCTCAGTGCGGGCTTCGCCGGGTCGGCGGCCTCGGCCTCGGCGACGGGCTCTGCGGGGCTTTCCCCCACCTCCGGCTCCGCCGCGGCGCGGGGCTCCGCCTCCGGCCCCCCGTCCCCGGCTCTGCCGGATTCCGCGGCTGCGGCCGGCTCGGGCTCCGTCGGCTCGTCCTCGGCAGCGGCTGACCGGAGTTCCGAATCCGGACCCCCGCCGGGAGCCTCGTACCCGGCTTCGTCGGGGTCCGCGGCGCCGGGTCCGGCCGGGGTCTCGCCCGAGCCGGTGCCGGGTTCGCCATCGGCGGCTGCCTGGGGTTCGGCCGGTGCCTCCACGCCAGCGGCGGTCGGCCCCGACTCCGGGGCGGGGGCAGCCTCGGCGGGGGTGCGGGTCTCCGCGGCAGCGGGCTCCGCGGGGGCGGGCTGCGCGGCCGTGGCCTCCGCCTCCGCTTCCTCCGCGGCAGCGGGATCGGCGGGCTCGGCCTGACGGTCCGTACTCACAGCGTGCTCCAGTCCTGATCGGGATAGCGGTGCACGGGCGCCGAAACATCGTCCAGCGCCCGGCAGATCTCCTCGGGAAGACTAAGGGCCTCCACCGACAACGCCTCCGCGAGCTGCGCGGACGTCCGCGCGCCGACGATCGGCGCGACCACCCCCGGCCGGTCCCGGATCCACGCCAGGGCCACCTGGAGCGGGGTCACGGCCAGTCCCTGGGCCGCGGTCGCCACCGCGTCGACGATCCGCCCCGCCGCCTCGTCCAGGTACGGCTCCACGAAGGCGGCCAGCGTCTCCGAGGCGCCGCGGGAGTCCGCCGGCACGCCGTCGCGGTACTTGCCCGTCAGCACCCCGCGGCCCAGCGGGGAGGAGGGCAGCAGGCCGATCCCGAGGTCGAGCGCGGCGGGCAGCACCTCCCGTTCCACGCCCCGCTGGAGGAGGGAGTACTCCATCTGTGTCGACGCCAGGCGGGTCCGTACCCCGGGGGCCGCCAGCTGCCAGGTCGCCGCCTTGGCCAGCTGCCAGCCGCAGTAGCCCGCGACCCCGGCGTACCGGGCCCGGCCGCTGCTCACCGCGAGGTCCACCGCCTGGAGGGTCTCCTCCAGCGGGGTCGACGGGTCGAAGGCGTGCACCTGCCAGAGGTCCACGTAGTCGGTGCCCAGCCGGTCCAGCGAGGCGTCCAGGGCGGCCAGCAGGTGCCCGCGCGAGCCGTCGAAGCGGCGGTCCGGGTCGCGGACGCTGCCCGCCTTGGTCGCGATCACCAGGTCTCGGCGCGGCACGAGCCCGCCGACCAGCTGCCCGAGCAGGTACTCGGCCTCCCCGCCGCCGTACGCGTCGGCCGTGTCGACGAGCGTGCCGCCCGCCTCCCAGAAGGTCTTCACCTGTTCGGCGGCGGCTTCCTCGCCGGTGTCACGGCCCCAGGTCAGCGTGCCGAGGCCGATCCGGGAGACGCGCAGTCCGGTGCGGCCGAGATGCCTCTGCTCCATGAGCGCTGAGACTACTGGGGCACTGACGCGGAGGACCCGGGCGCGCTACAGTCCCCCGCAGACCTACGTTACTGATCGGTAAACCGGTAAGGGGACGACACATGCGGCTCGGCATCAATCTCGGGTACTGGGGTGCGGGCATGGACGCCGACAACCTCGCCGTCGCACAGGAGGCCGACCGCCTCGGCTACGACGTGTGCTGGGCGGCCGAGGCCTACGGTTCCGACGCCCCCACCGTCCTGGCCTGGGTCGCGGCCCAGACCGAGCGCATCGACGTCGGCTCGGCGATCCTCCAGATCCCGGCCCGCCAGCCCGCGATGACCGCCATGACCGCGGCCACCCTGGACTCGCTCACCAAGGGCCGCTTCCGGCTCGGCCTCGGCGTCTCGGGCCCCCAGGTCTCCGAAGGCTGGTACGGCGTCAAGTTCGACAAGCCGCTGGCCCGGACCCGCGAGTACGTGGAGATCGTCCGCAAGGCCATGACCCGCGAGCGCCTCTCGTACGAGGGCGAGCACTGGACCCTGCCGCTGCCGGACGGCCCGGGCAAGCCGCTCAAGCTGACCGTGCACCCCGAGCGCGAGCACATCCCGCTCTACATCGCCGCCATCGGGCCGAAGAACCTGGAGCAGACCGGCGAGATCGCCGACGGCGCGCTGCTGATCTTCCCGGCCGCCGAGCACCTGGAGGCCACCGCGCTCACCCACATCCGGGCGGGCCGCGAGAAGGCCGGACTGACCATGGAGGGCTTCGACGTCTGCCCGACCGTGCCGCTGGCCCTCGGCGACGACGTGAACGCGCTCGCGGACGTGTTCCGTCCCTACACCGCCCTCTACGTGGGCGGCATGGGCAGCCGGAAGCAGAACTTCTACAACCAGTTGGCCCAGCGCATGGGTTACGAGAAGGAAGCCGCCGAGATCCAGGACAAGTACCTGGCGGGCGACAAGACGGGCGCCGCGGCGGCCGTACCGCACTCGCTGATCGACTCGACCACGCTGCTCGGTTCCGTGGAGCGGATCGCGGACGGTATGCGGGCCTACGCGGACGCCGGGGTCACCACGCTCACGCTGGCCCCGGCCGGATTCACCCTGGACGAGCGGGTCGCCGCGCTGCGCGCCGGTACCGAGGCGATGGAGCGCGCGGGCCTCGCCTGACATCCGCTGGGCGACAGCCGCCCCGACGGCGCCGCCGCACGGAGTCCGGCGCAGCCGCCCGAAGCCGCCTGGGGTCCCCCCGGACGGAGTCTGGGGGATGGTGCGAGGGCGGCGTCAAGAAGGAGAAGTCTGCGGCCGTGGTGGGGGCTCGGGGGGTCTTCCCCGCCACGGCCGACACAGCCAACAACGCCGGGAACGCCCGCCGGGTTACGCACCCGGGTCCATCGCCTCGGTTCGTTCATTCGGACGAGTAGTGCGACCTATCGGTTGCCCGCCCCGGCCACCGGCGTTTGACTCGAGACATGCTCTCTGCCCGCAGCCTGTTCCAGGAGATCGTCGACAACGACGACTCCTTCCAGCTGTTCTGCTCCATCGCCGCCAGCGGGGAGTCCCAGGGCGGCTGGGAGAACGCCCGCATCGCGGCCCTGGTGCCCGACTCCATGCGCAGGCTCGCCCCGAAGATCACCCGGCACGGTGCCGACGAGGACAAGCACGGGCGGATCTTCAACGCCCTGCTCCACAAGCGCGGACTGCCGCCCGTCCCTGTACCGCCCGAAACCGACTACACGATGCTGCTGGAGCGCAGCGGCATTGGCCTCGCGCACGACAAGCTGCGCCGCGAGGAGCCGCTGACCGAGGAGGACATCGTTGTCTACCTCGCCCACAGCCGGGTCACCGAGCAGCGCGCCGCCGACCAGATGGACATGCTGGTCAGGAACTTCGGGGACCACCCGGAGGTCGGCAAGGCCATCCGCATGATCAGCCACGACGAGGACAACCACCTCGCCTACTGCCACGAGGAACTGCTGCGCCTGGCCCGGGAGGGGTACGGCCGCACCATCCAGCGGGTGCTGCGCGAGAGCGCGCTCGTCGAGATCGGCGTCTACCGCGACGTGAGCCTCGCCGTCATGGGACACATGGGAGGGCTGCTGCGCTGGCCCGCACCCAAGGCCGCCGTGCTCGCCGCGGGCATCCGCGGGATGTACGCCTACGAGCGCTTCAGCGGCTGGCACCGGATGGTGAGCCTGCGCATGCCGCAGCGGCGCGACGCGCTCGGCGGCGCACCGGTCTCCGCCCCCGACTTCGCTTAGGCCCCGCGACGGTCCCGTGCCGGGTCAGGGCCCGGCCGGGCCGGCTACAGCCAGCCCCGGCGCTTGAACAGCCGGTGCAGGCTCAGGCAGACGCCCGCCATGAGCACCAGCAGGGCCGGGTAGCCCCAGGGCTGCCTGAGTTCCCACATGTGCTCGAAGTTCATCCCGTAGATCCCGGCGAGCATCGTGGGGACCGCCGCCATCGCCGCCCAGGCGGAGATCTTGCGCATGTCGTCGTTCTGCCGGACGCCCATCTGCGCCAGGTGCGCGGCCAGGGCGTCCGACAGCAGCCGGTCCAGGCCCTCGACGTACTCGTTCGCCTTGGCCAGATGGTCGGCCACGTCCCGGAAGAACGGCTGGGAGTGCTGGTGGACGAAGGGCACGCTCCCGAAGGCGAGCCGGTCCATCGGCTGGAGCAGCGGGCTCGTCGCCCGGCGGAACTCCAGGACCTGCCGCTTGAACCCGTAGATCCGGGCGGCGGTGTTCTTGGTGTCCGAGCCGTTCGGGGCGAAGACCTCCGCCTCCAGCTCCTCCAGGTCCGACTGGAGCTCGGAGGCCACCTCGATGTAGTGGTCCACCACGGCGTCGGACACCGCGTACAGCACCGCCGTCGGCCCGTGCCGCAGGACGTCCGGTTCGTCCTCCAGCCGGCGGCGTACGGCGGCCAGCGGGGCCCCCTCGCCGTGCCGGACCGTGACCACGAACGAGTCGCCGATGAACACCATCAGCTCGCCCGTGGTCACCGTGTCGGTGTCGTCGTCGTACAGGACGGGCTTGAGGACGACGAACAGGGAGTCGTCGTACACCTCCAGCTTCGGGCGCTGGTGCGCGGTCAGCGCGTCCTCCACCGCCAGCGCGTGCAGCCCGAACTCCTCGCGGACATGGTCGAACTCCTTCTCCGTCGGCTCGTACATGCCGACCCAGAGGAAGGCGTCACCGCTCGCCCGGGCCTGGTCGAGGGCGTCGGAGAAGTCCCCGGGTCCCTCGGTGCGGCGGCCGTCCCGGTAAATCGCGCAGTCCACAATCACGCGGCGCATTCTCCCCTGCCCACGGCCCGCCCGCACGCCCCGGCACCGCATACGCTGAACCCATGGCCACGCTGATCCTCGTACGACACGGGCGGTCCACCGCCAACACCGCCGGGCTGCTCGCCGGATGGACCCCGGGAGTCGCCCTCGACGAACGCGGCGCCGAACAGGCGGCCGCGCTGCCCGGGCGGCTCGCCGGGGTGCCGATCGCCGCCGCGGTCACCAGCCCGCTGCAACGCTGCCGGGAGACCCTGGCGCCGCTGCTGGCCGCCCGCCCGGAACTGGAACTGCACACCGACGAGCGGATCGGCGAGTGCCACTACGGGGACTGGTCGGGCCGCAAGCTCTCCGAACTGTCCGACGAACCCCTGATGAAGATCGTCCAGCAGCACCCCTCGGCCGCCGCCTTCCCCGGCGGGGAGTCCATGCGCGCCATGCAGGCGCGCGCCGTGGAGGCCGTACGGGACTGGAACGCGCGGGTGGAGGAGGAGCACGGCGGCGACGCCGTCTTCCTGATGTGCTCGCACGGGGACATCATCAAGTCCCTTGTCGCGGACGCCCTGGGGATGCACCTGGACCTCTTCCAGCGGATCCACGTCGACCCCTGCTCGGTGACCGCCATCCGGTACACGCCCACCCGGCCCTTCGTGTTCCGGCTCGGCGACACCGGGGACTTCGGCTCGCTGGTGCCGCGCGCGCCGAGCGACAAAGCAGCGGAAGACGGCGGCAACGCCGTAGTGGGGGGCGGCGCGGGCGCGGCGTGATCGAACGGCGCAGTAGGGTGGACTGGCCCTACCAACGCGCGCTGTCATACGTGGGCAGCCCTGCCCCTGCCGCCGAGACTTGGAGACTGGACGTGCCCCGTCAGGTGTTCCTCTACGACCCGCCGGACCGCTTCGTGGCCGGCACGGTCGGTCTGCCGGGACGCCGTACGTTCTTCCTGCAGGCCTCCTCCGGCCCCCGGGTCACCAGTGTCTCGCTGGAGAAGACCCAGGTAGCGGCGCTGGCCGAACGGATGGACGAGCTGCTGGACGAGGTCGTGCGGCGCACCGGGGGCAACGCCCCCGTGCCCGCCATGGCCCCGGCCGAGGCCGCCGACACCGCGCCGCTGGACGTCCCCGTCGAGGAGGAGTTCCGTGTCGGCACCATGGCCCTTGCCTGGGACGGCGAGGAGCAGCGCATGATCGTCGAGGCGCAGGCCCTGGTGGAACTCGAAGCCGAGTCGGACGAGGACCTTGCCGAGGCCGAGGAGCGGCTGCTCCAGGACGAGGAGAACGGGCCGCCGATGCTGCGGGTCCGCCTCACCGGCGCCCAGGCCCGGGCCTTCGCCAAGCGGGCCCTGGACGTGGTCAACGCGGGCCGCCCGCCGTGCCCGCTGTGCAGTCTGCCGCTGGACCCCGAGGGTCACGTGTGCCCGCGTCAGAACGGCTACCGGCGCCAGGCGTGACCGCCACGGGGGATCTTGAGGAACTGCTCGCCAAGGGCGAGCTCACCGTGGTCGGCCGGATCCGCGAGGCGTCCAACGCCGTCCTGCTGTGCACGGTCACGTACCAGGGCGTGAGCGCCGACTGCGTGTACAAGCCGGTCAAGGGCGAGCGCCCGCTGTGGGACTTCCCCGACGGGAACCTCGCCCAGCGCGAGGTCGCCGCCTACCTGGTCTCCGAGGCCACCGGATGGGGCCTGGTCCCCACCACCGTGCTGCGCGACGGGCCCTACGGCGAGGGCATGGTCCAGCGCTGGATCGAGACCCCCGAGGGCGAGACGCCCGGCGCCGCGATGCTCGCGCTCGTCGAGGGCGAGGAGGCCGGGGAGGGCTGGAAGCCCGTGGCCTTCGCCGAGGTCGGAGAGGGCCGCACCGCCCTGCTCGTGCACGCCGACGACCCGCGGCTGCGCAGGCTGTCCGTCCTCGACGCCGTGATCAACAACGGCGACCGCAAGGGCGGCCACCTGCTGCCCGCCCCCGACGGCCGGCTCTACGGCATCGACCACGGCGTGAGCTTCCACGCCGAGGACAAGCTGCGCACCCTCCTGTGGGGCTGGGCGGGGGAGCCGCTCACCGACGAGGCCCGCCGCGTACTGGCCTCCCTGGCCGCCGGGCTGGCCGAGGGAGCGCCCCTCGCCACCC comes from Streptomyces sp. NBC_01408 and encodes:
- a CDS encoding ferritin-like domain-containing protein, with translation MLSARSLFQEIVDNDDSFQLFCSIAASGESQGGWENARIAALVPDSMRRLAPKITRHGADEDKHGRIFNALLHKRGLPPVPVPPETDYTMLLERSGIGLAHDKLRREEPLTEEDIVVYLAHSRVTEQRAADQMDMLVRNFGDHPEVGKAIRMISHDEDNHLAYCHEELLRLAREGYGRTIQRVLRESALVEIGVYRDVSLAVMGHMGGLLRWPAPKAAVLAAGIRGMYAYERFSGWHRMVSLRMPQRRDALGGAPVSAPDFA
- a CDS encoding DUF3090 domain-containing protein; the encoded protein is MPRQVFLYDPPDRFVAGTVGLPGRRTFFLQASSGPRVTSVSLEKTQVAALAERMDELLDEVVRRTGGNAPVPAMAPAEAADTAPLDVPVEEEFRVGTMALAWDGEEQRMIVEAQALVELEAESDEDLAEAEERLLQDEENGPPMLRVRLTGAQARAFAKRALDVVNAGRPPCPLCSLPLDPEGHVCPRQNGYRRQA
- a CDS encoding LLM class F420-dependent oxidoreductase, with translation MRLGINLGYWGAGMDADNLAVAQEADRLGYDVCWAAEAYGSDAPTVLAWVAAQTERIDVGSAILQIPARQPAMTAMTAATLDSLTKGRFRLGLGVSGPQVSEGWYGVKFDKPLARTREYVEIVRKAMTRERLSYEGEHWTLPLPDGPGKPLKLTVHPEREHIPLYIAAIGPKNLEQTGEIADGALLIFPAAEHLEATALTHIRAGREKAGLTMEGFDVCPTVPLALGDDVNALADVFRPYTALYVGGMGSRKQNFYNQLAQRMGYEKEAAEIQDKYLAGDKTGAAAAVPHSLIDSTTLLGSVERIADGMRAYADAGVTTLTLAPAGFTLDERVAALRAGTEAMERAGLA
- a CDS encoding aldo/keto reductase, whose protein sequence is MEQRHLGRTGLRVSRIGLGTLTWGRDTGEEAAAEQVKTFWEAGGTLVDTADAYGGGEAEYLLGQLVGGLVPRRDLVIATKAGSVRDPDRRFDGSRGHLLAALDASLDRLGTDYVDLWQVHAFDPSTPLEETLQAVDLAVSSGRARYAGVAGYCGWQLAKAATWQLAAPGVRTRLASTQMEYSLLQRGVEREVLPAALDLGIGLLPSSPLGRGVLTGKYRDGVPADSRGASETLAAFVEPYLDEAAGRIVDAVATAAQGLAVTPLQVALAWIRDRPGVVAPIVGARTSAQLAEALSVEALSLPEEICRALDDVSAPVHRYPDQDWSTL
- a CDS encoding SCO1664 family protein, encoding MPASERLPAPGVTATGDLEELLAKGELTVVGRIREASNAVLLCTVTYQGVSADCVYKPVKGERPLWDFPDGNLAQREVAAYLVSEATGWGLVPTTVLRDGPYGEGMVQRWIETPEGETPGAAMLALVEGEEAGEGWKPVAFAEVGEGRTALLVHADDPRLRRLSVLDAVINNGDRKGGHLLPAPDGRLYGIDHGVSFHAEDKLRTLLWGWAGEPLTDEARRVLASLAAGLAEGAPLATRLAELITEVELAAVRDRVAHLLRTGTHPQPSGQWPSIPWPPV
- a CDS encoding helix-hairpin-helix domain-containing protein produces the protein MEAPAEPQAAADGEPGTGSGETPAGPGAADPDEAGYEAPGGGPDSELRSAAAEDEPTEPEPAAAAESGRAGDGGPEAEPRAAAEPEVGESPAEPVAEAEAADPAKPALSEAAAELAAQRIERERIARRKAEREAPVDAGAKLSGKAADLLAAVRAVESGAKPPSGYFDEAPAPRRPAAPAPQPRTPVAPAAPAAVAPGAVEEVRAVLTRGGAPEALAAEAAAALGEGAAETLAENPWRLLSVAAVRPTQADGFARALLGPEAGPGDERRTGALVGWLLAQAALKGHTALEAPVLRSALAQYAVPDPAEALEAAIAEGAVLVFQEPLGQQGAEPAEGDAGEEEPVRILVGLEGAAMAEESLADGLARLANTFDAPADWEKAAGAAPSPSAAELIRTVAGHGLTAHIGGEAARAEPFALLAAAGELGLRTCLAAHAPGGPDSVTVAGLLSGAEGPGRDADGQFALDLLVVLDAPQLDVETAAALVESVPDGARLVLSGDPGVLGSAGAGRVFADVLAARACPQVVSRTPDPGPIGELVSGVGIGELNQVDAPGKEVVIVPVRDAAEAVHRTVQLVAESVPRAFGIPADSVQVITPGHGGSAGTRALNAALKERLNPGPGRFGGFDPGDRVVHVPSPGRAEPARVVSADAQGLHLDRAGVRVVVPKEQVESRVRHGWAVTAHQAVGARWPAVVVVLPGDAAQALSREWVYTAFGRAQRHLSVVHGVDQALPHAVAEVLPKPRTTRLTGLLKALVASAAQQPE
- a CDS encoding histidine phosphatase family protein → MATLILVRHGRSTANTAGLLAGWTPGVALDERGAEQAAALPGRLAGVPIAAAVTSPLQRCRETLAPLLAARPELELHTDERIGECHYGDWSGRKLSELSDEPLMKIVQQHPSAAAFPGGESMRAMQARAVEAVRDWNARVEEEHGGDAVFLMCSHGDIIKSLVADALGMHLDLFQRIHVDPCSVTAIRYTPTRPFVFRLGDTGDFGSLVPRAPSDKAAEDGGNAVVGGGAGAA
- a CDS encoding magnesium and cobalt transport protein CorA, with the protein product MRRVIVDCAIYRDGRRTEGPGDFSDALDQARASGDAFLWVGMYEPTEKEFDHVREEFGLHALAVEDALTAHQRPKLEVYDDSLFVVLKPVLYDDDTDTVTTGELMVFIGDSFVVTVRHGEGAPLAAVRRRLEDEPDVLRHGPTAVLYAVSDAVVDHYIEVASELQSDLEELEAEVFAPNGSDTKNTAARIYGFKRQVLEFRRATSPLLQPMDRLAFGSVPFVHQHSQPFFRDVADHLAKANEYVEGLDRLLSDALAAHLAQMGVRQNDDMRKISAWAAMAAVPTMLAGIYGMNFEHMWELRQPWGYPALLVLMAGVCLSLHRLFKRRGWL